The following DNA comes from Candidatus Hydrogenedentota bacterium.
GCGTGGTGGACAACGTTCGCGGATCCCGCAACGCGCGGCGGGATATCGCGCGGATTCTGACGATTCTGCGCGAGCGCGAACTGGCCGCGTCGAAAGGGAGCCATTGACCATGGAAGGACAAGTGACGGATACCCGCGGACTCCACAAGGAACGCGTCGGCGTGGTAACGAGCAACGCCATGCAGAAGACCATCACGGTGTCGGTGACGCGCCCGGTCGAACATCGCCTATACAAGAAGGCGATCAAGCGGACCAAGAAGTTCAAGGCGCACGATAAAAACAACGAGTGCAAGGTCGGCGACGTGGTGCGCATTCGCGAGACCCGGCCGCTGAGCAAAACCAAGCGGTGGACGCTGGTGGAAATCGTAAAGCGCGCCGACTGAGGCGCCGGCTGAGGAAGAAGGGCCATGATTCAGATTTACTCGAACCTGGAAGTCGCCGACAACTCGGGCGCCCGGCGGATTCGGTGTATGCAGGTGATGGGCGGGTCGAAACACCGCTACGCCCATCTGGGCGACATCATCACGGCAAGCGTGCGGGAAGCCCTGCCCAATGCCGCAATCAAGAAGGGCGACGTGGTCAAGGCGGTTGTCGTGCGTGTTCGCAAGGATACGCAGCGTCCCGATGGAACGGTTATCCGCTTCGACTCGAATGCGGCGGTCATCATCAACGCACAAAACGAACCGCGCGGAACGCGCATATTCGGCCCCGTGCCGCGCGAACTGCGTGAAAAAGGCTTCATGCGCATCATTTCGCTTGCGCCGGAAGTGGTTTGATGCAAGGAAAACGGACATGAATATACGAAAGAACGACACGGTATTGGTAATCACCGGCAAATACAAGGGCCGGCGGGGCCGGGTGTTGCGCGTGTTTCCCAAGGAATCGCGCCTCCTGGTCGAAGGCGTCAACATGATCAAGCGCCACACGCGCCCGACCAACCGCCAGCAGCAGGGCGGCATCGTCGAGCGCGAAGGACCGATTCACATGTCCAATGTGATGCCGTGGTGCGAGGCGGCCGGCGCCCCGTCCAAGATTGTCATGAAACGGCTTGAAGATGGCACGCGCGTGCGGGTGTACAAGATCAACGGCGAGACCCTGAACGATTGATGCGGGCGCATAGGACGCCCCAAGGAGTGGATGCGCTGTGGCGGCAAGAATGAAAGAGCGATACCTGAAGACCATCCGGAACGAGATGCGGACGGAGTTCAACCATGCAAACCTCATGGAAGTGCCGCGCCTCGAAAAGATCGTCATTAACATGGGCGTGGGCGATTCGCAGCAGGAACCGCGCCTGCTCGAGGCGGCCGTGGCCGAATTGAGCCAGATTACGGGCCAGAAACCGATCGTGACCAAGGCCCGCAAATCCATTGCGGGGTTCAAAGTGCGCGAAGGCGCGAAGATCGCCTGCATGGTGACGTTGCGCGGCGAACGGATGTACGAGTTCATGGACCGTCTGTTCAACGTGGTGATTCCGCGAATCCGCGACTTCCGCGGCATTTCGCCGAACAGTTTTGACAAGGCGGGCAACTACACGCTCGGCCTTCGCGAGCAGGCGATTTTTCCGGAATTGAACATTGACTCGATTGCAAAAGTCCGCGGGATGAATGTGACTTTTGTGATTGCCGGAAAAGGATCGCCCGACGAGAACCGCGAATTGCTGCGGAAGTTCGGGATGCCGTTCCGGACCAGCGAAAAACAGAATTGAGCCGGTGGCTTGACTAATGGAAAGAACGGGAGGATATCGTGGCTAAGACGTCACTGATTATGAAGTGCAACAGAGCGCCGAAGTTCAAAGTGCGCGCGTATCGCCGCTGTCGGGTGTGCGGGCGCCCGCGCAGCTACATGCGGAAATTTCAGTTGTGCCGCATCTGTTTCCGCAATTTGGCCCTGGAAGGCAAACTGCCCGGCGTAACGAAGTCGAGTTGGTAGGACAGAGGAACTGCGACAATGTCGATGAGCGATCCGATTGCCGATTTGCTGACGCGTGTGCGAAACGCCAT
Coding sequences within:
- the rpmC gene encoding 50S ribosomal protein L29, with amino-acid sequence MKARDIRELTQDELENRLRERRAALMNFKMQQATGVVDNVRGSRNARRDIARILTILRERELAASKGSH
- the rpsQ gene encoding 30S ribosomal protein S17, with product MEGQVTDTRGLHKERVGVVTSNAMQKTITVSVTRPVEHRLYKKAIKRTKKFKAHDKNNECKVGDVVRIRETRPLSKTKRWTLVEIVKRAD
- the rplN gene encoding 50S ribosomal protein L14, which encodes MIQIYSNLEVADNSGARRIRCMQVMGGSKHRYAHLGDIITASVREALPNAAIKKGDVVKAVVVRVRKDTQRPDGTVIRFDSNAAVIINAQNEPRGTRIFGPVPRELREKGFMRIISLAPEVV
- the rplX gene encoding 50S ribosomal protein L24; its protein translation is MNIRKNDTVLVITGKYKGRRGRVLRVFPKESRLLVEGVNMIKRHTRPTNRQQQGGIVEREGPIHMSNVMPWCEAAGAPSKIVMKRLEDGTRVRVYKINGETLND
- the rplE gene encoding 50S ribosomal protein L5, with translation MAARMKERYLKTIRNEMRTEFNHANLMEVPRLEKIVINMGVGDSQQEPRLLEAAVAELSQITGQKPIVTKARKSIAGFKVREGAKIACMVTLRGERMYEFMDRLFNVVIPRIRDFRGISPNSFDKAGNYTLGLREQAIFPELNIDSIAKVRGMNVTFVIAGKGSPDENRELLRKFGMPFRTSEKQN
- a CDS encoding type Z 30S ribosomal protein S14; translation: MAKTSLIMKCNRAPKFKVRAYRRCRVCGRPRSYMRKFQLCRICFRNLALEGKLPGVTKSSW